A window of the Lactuca sativa cultivar Salinas chromosome 7, Lsat_Salinas_v11, whole genome shotgun sequence genome harbors these coding sequences:
- the LOC111901039 gene encoding uncharacterized mitochondrial protein AtMg00810-like, whose amino-acid sequence MKDLGLLRYFLGIKVAQSKKGYLLSQTKYISDLFTRAGLSDNRTVDTPLETNARYSPTDGVPLSDPNLYRTVVGSLVYLTVTRPDIAHVVHIVSQFVTAPTSIHWGAVLRILRYLCGTQFQTLLFSSTSSLELRAYTDADWDGDRHDRKSTTGFCVFLGESLISWKSNKQDVVSRSSMEAEYRAMAVTTCEIIWLQWLLADMGVYISSPTPLNCDNKSVIQIAKNYVFHERTKHIEIDCHFTRHHVQLGTISLPFVSSTLQLADNFTEALSASRFRFLCDKLSMLIAATL is encoded by the coding sequence atgaaggatttggGCTTGCTGCGTTATTTCTTGGGTATTAAGGTCGCTCAGTCTAAGAAAGGGTACCTTCTTTCCCAGACTAAATATATATCTGACTTGTTTACACGGGCGGGACTTTCTGACAATCGGACTGTTGATACCCCTCTTGAAACCAATGCTCGATACTCTCCTACTGATGGTGTTCCTTTGTCTGATCCAAATCTTTATCGTACTGTGGTGGGAAGTTTGGTTTATCTCACAGTCACTCGTCCAGATATTGCTCATGTTGTTCATATTGTCAGTCAGTTTGTTACTGCACCTACTTCTATTCATTGGGGAGCTGTTCTTCGTATTCTGAGATATCTTTGTGGCACTCAGTTTCAGACTCTCTTGTTTTCCTCGACATCTTCTCTTGAGTTACGTGCCTATACTGATGCTGATTGGGATGGTGATCGTCATGATCGTAAGTCTACCACTGGATTTTGTGTATTTCTTGGAGAGTCTCTTATTTCATGGAAGAGCAACAAACAGGATGTTGTCTCTAGATCTTCCATGGAGGCTGAATATCGTGCTATGGCTGTAACTACATGCGAGATTATCTGGTTACAATGGCTGCTTGCGGATATGGGAGTTTACATTTCTTCACCTACTCCCTTGAATTGTGATAATAAAAGTGTGATACAAATTGCGAAGAATTATGTTTTTCATGAGCGGACGAAGCACATTGAGATTGATTGTCATTTTACTCGTCATCATGTGCAGCTTGGGACCATTTCGCTTCCATTTGTTTCATCAACTTTGCAGCTTGCGGATAATTTTACGGAGGCTTTATCGGCTTCTCGGTTTCGGTTCTTATGTGACAAACTCTCAATGCTTATTGCTGCGACATTGTGA
- the LOC111901028 gene encoding G-type lectin S-receptor-like serine/threonine-protein kinase At4g27290: protein MRSFNVRILMGKATILVLSLVSLHIHRIYTAEIDLISDSRFLTEADTLVSPAGIFELGFFRQGSSENKYVGIWYKKISVQTVVWVANRDFPLPDASSGILKIISPGNLVIINDTNDIIWSTNTKSSVNAIAQLDDTGNLIVKERIEEKILWQSFDYPTDTLLPGMKLGRSFLTGKEWQLSSWKNSQDPAPGEFTWSTDTNGFPQDLLKQDTSIKFRIGPWNGIWFSGFSPVNRNIIKADMVINATEVSYSYSLINSSVISRLVVSSSGQIERWVWVVEAKKWQLFLQLQRDFCDEYNICYAHGTCSVLTPQRCGCLDEERFVPRNQKAWEVADWSGGCVRRTPLDCRTDGFIKYSYVKLPDTRTSWYNMSMNRKQCEEKCMKNCSCMAYSDTDIRGGGSGCLLWFNELKDVRVFPPGNDGQDIFIRMASSELAQSLHEKKKKKRLNLKIILLVVSVGFLLIVLSSTWFWYAWRKRQDPQPRKDSMELPLFSFSTLARATASFSPENKIGEGGFGSVYKGMLEEGLEIAVKRLSKTSTQGLDEFKNEVIFISKLQHRNLVKLLGCSIQGDEKLLIYEYMPNRSLDSCIFDKTRSTLLDWTTRFNIIKGIARGLLYLHQDSRLRIIHRDLKASNVLLDKDMNPKISDFGMARSFGGNETTPAKTERVVGTYGYMSPEYAINGVFSVKSDVFSFGVIVLEIVSGKRNRGFIHSEHGNNLIGHAWRLHHEGRSMELIDTTLGQSINSSEVIRSIIVGLLCVQQSPEDRPDMSSVVVMLGNEGALLKPKQPAFFTKEILHGADISSSSYPTISTNDLTVTEVVAR from the exons ATGAGAAGCTTCAACGTGAGAATTTTAATGGGGAAAGCAACTATACTTGTTCTTTCACTTGTTTCACTCCACATTCATAGAATCTACACTGCTGAAATTGACTTGATTTCAGATTCAAGGTTCTTGACAGAAGCAGACACGTTGGTCTCACCGGCCGGAATTTTTGAACTTGGGTTTTTCAGGCAAGGAAGTTCTGAGAACAAATACGTTGGTATATGGTACAAGAAAATCTCCGTTCAAACGGTGGTTTGGGTCGCCAACAGAGACTTCCCACTCCCTGATGCATCATCCGGCATACTGAAAATCATCTCTCCAGGAAATCTTGTCATCATCAACGACACTAATGATATAATATGGTCAACCAATACAAAGTCATCAGTCAACGCAATTGCACAGCTTGACGACACCGGAAATCTAATTGTCAAAGAAAGAATCGAGGAGAAGATTCTCTGGCAGAGTTTTGATTATCCAACTGATACACTTCTACCTGGAATGAAGTTAGGGAGAAGTTTCTTGACTGGTAAGGAATGGCAGCTATCTTCATGGAAGAATAGTCAAGATCCAGCTCCAGGTGAATTCACATGGAGCACGGACACAAACGGCTTTCCTCAGGACCTACTAAAACAAGATACATCAATCAAGTTCCGGATTGGACCATGGAATGGTATATGGTTTAGTGGGTTTTCTCCAGTCAACCGGAACATCATTAAAGCCGACATGGTTATTAATGCAACGGAGGTGTCTTACAGTTATTCTCTTATCAATTCTTCTGTCATCTCAAGACTTGTCGTTAGTTCATCTGGCCAGATAGAACGTTGGGTGTGGGTGGTTGAAGCTAAGAAATGGCAGCTTTTCTTACAGTTACAAAGAGATTTCTGTGATGAATACAACATCTGTTATGCTCATGGAACCTGCAGCGTTTTGACCCCACAAAGATGTGGTTGTTTAGATGAGGAAAGGTTCGTGCCCAGAAACCAAAAGGCATGGGAGGTAGCTGATTGGTCGGGTGGTTGTGTGAGACGAACACCATTGGATTGTAGAACAGATGGGTTTATCAAGTATTCTTATGTGAAACTACCCGACACAAGGACTTCATGGTATAACATGAGCATGAACAGGAAACAATGTGAAGAAAAATGCATGAAGAATTGTAGTTGTATGGCTTATTCAGATACAGACATCAGAGGTGGGGGAAGTGGCTGCTTGCTTTGGTTCAATGAACTCAAGGACGTAAGAGTCTTCCCTCCGGGCAATGATGGTCAAGATATCTTTATAAGAATGGCTTCCTCAGAATTAG CTCAGTCACTAcacgagaagaagaagaagaagagactaAACCTCAAAATCATCTTACTGGTAGTTTCTGTAGGGTTTCTTCTGATAGTCTTAAGCTCTACATGGTTCTGGTATGCATGGAGAAAAAGACAGGATCCACAACCAAGGAAAG ATTCCATGGAGCTACCATTGTTTAGCTTTTCTACGTTAGCTAGAGCTACTGCTAGTTTTTCACCAGAGAATAAAATTGGTGAAGGTGGATTTGGATCAGTTTATAAG GGTATGTTAGAAGAAGGACTAGAGATTGCAGTTAAGCGTTTATCTAAGACTTCAACCCAAGGACTTGatgagttcaagaatgaagtcaTTTTCATTTCAAAACTTCAGCACCGAAATCTTGTTAAACTCCTCGGATGTAGCATACAGGGAGACGAAAAGTTGTTGATCTATGAATACATGCCAAACAGAAGCTTAGACTCTTGTATATTTG ATAAGACGCGAAGCACCCTACTTGATTGGACTACACGTTTTAACATTATCAAAGGAATTGCTCGAGGACTTCTTTATCTGCATCAAGATTCACGATTAAGAATCATCCATAGAGATCTTAAAGCTAGCAATGTTTTACTTGACAAAGACATGAACCCTAAGATATCAGActttggcatggctagaagctttggaggaaatGAGACTACTCCAGCAAAAACAGagagagttgttggcacata TGGTTACATGTCCCCCGAGTATGCAATAAATGGTGTTTTCTCAGTTAAATCGGATGTATTTAGCTTCGGTGTTATAGTGCTGGAGATAGTGAGTGGGAAGAGAAACAGGGGATTTATTCATTCTGAACATGGCAATAACCTCATTGGACAT GCATGGAGATTGCATCATGAAGGCAGGTCAATGGAGCTTATTGATACAACTTTAGGCCAATCAATCAATTCATCAGAAGTTATAAGATCAATTATAGTGGGCTTGTTGTGTGTTCAACAAAGTCCAGAAGACAGGCCAGACATGTCATCTGTTGTTGTGATGTTGGGCAACGAGGGTGCATTGCTGAAACCTAAGCAGCCAGCTTTTTTCACAAAAGAAATCTTACATGGTGCTGATATTTCTTCAAGCAGTTACCCAACGATTTCAACCAATGATTTAACTGTTACAGAGGTAGTTGCTCGGTAA